From the genome of Nitrospirota bacterium, one region includes:
- a CDS encoding PAS domain S-box protein has protein sequence MNSHSHQGSEADELHASQVQQLFDSAPIGMVGTLLNAAVLSYIEWNVVERRVIVLWFAFLFLVTLIRGLHVYEYRHRTLSREELSDWGVWFTFGLAMSGIAWGSAAIFLFPAASTTHQVFLAFVLGGMVAGAAGTFSVRMSCFLAYSVPALLPLIIRFFLLGDEIHLAMGGLTVLYVLLIMSVALRVHSMSTTTLKLRFDNGNLVTHLASEKEEAERLNEELVFEIAERKNAEQELNNHRKHLEERVLMRTAELSDANVRLETEVAARTHAEESLRRSEEHFRSLIENALDLITVLDAAGKILFESPSLELLLGYRPADLVGRDVFGFIHPEDRTAAREALTRIMREPEATDSIELRVLHENGSWRKFQVNARSMADASGAMRVIINSRDITERKKLEEDIQRVQKLDSIGVLAGGLAHDFNNLITGIAVNIDLAKMKTAPGDERLAFLEKAEQASARAHELTQQLLTFSRGGDPVRKIVPVKDMVRESAAFALTGSPAACSFSIPDDIRPVEVDPGQVRQAIHNLVVNAEQAMPQGGTVRISCENIKLPQEIMPLKAGDYVKISIADDGVGIPKENFSRIFDPYFTTKRTGSGLGLATAYSIIRKHGGNITVESEPGAGSTFTLFLPASAKEATGGDIGLKLIRGTGRVLIMDDEEIVRDAAGKILQASGYETEFATEGNDAVELYRKAIDRGQRFDVVILDLTVPGGTGGRETMKRLLELDPAVRAIVSSGYSHDPIMANFRDYGFLGVIVKPYTVREMSEAVHNVMATSAERI, from the coding sequence GTGAACAGCCACTCACATCAAGGATCGGAAGCCGACGAGCTGCATGCTAGCCAGGTCCAGCAGCTCTTTGACAGCGCGCCGATCGGCATGGTCGGGACGCTCCTCAACGCCGCCGTCCTGTCTTATATAGAATGGAACGTCGTTGAGCGCCGGGTGATCGTACTCTGGTTCGCCTTCCTGTTTTTGGTAACGTTGATTCGCGGACTTCACGTTTACGAATACCGGCATCGTACCCTTTCCCGGGAAGAACTCTCGGACTGGGGGGTATGGTTCACGTTCGGGCTGGCCATGTCCGGGATCGCCTGGGGATCGGCCGCTATTTTCCTGTTCCCCGCGGCATCGACCACCCACCAGGTCTTCCTTGCATTCGTCCTCGGCGGCATGGTCGCCGGAGCTGCAGGGACATTTTCGGTCCGCATGAGCTGTTTTTTGGCTTACAGCGTGCCCGCCCTTCTTCCGCTGATCATCCGCTTCTTTCTGCTGGGGGACGAGATCCACCTTGCCATGGGAGGCTTGACCGTCCTCTATGTCCTTCTTATCATGAGTGTTGCCCTGCGCGTCCACTCCATGTCGACCACGACGCTGAAGCTCCGTTTTGACAACGGGAACCTGGTGACCCACCTGGCCTCTGAAAAGGAGGAGGCCGAGCGGCTGAACGAGGAGCTGGTGTTCGAGATCGCCGAGCGAAAGAATGCCGAGCAGGAACTCAACAATCACCGAAAGCATCTTGAGGAACGGGTGCTCATGCGCACGGCCGAGCTGTCGGACGCGAACGTACGCCTGGAGACGGAGGTCGCGGCGAGAACGCATGCCGAGGAATCGCTCCGGCGGAGCGAAGAACATTTCCGGTCCCTCATCGAGAACGCTCTCGATCTCATCACCGTCCTTGATGCCGCCGGGAAGATCCTCTTTGAGAGCCCTTCCCTGGAGCTGCTGCTGGGCTATCGGCCGGCCGACCTGGTCGGCCGTGATGTTTTCGGTTTTATTCATCCCGAGGACAGGACGGCGGCCCGGGAGGCCCTGACGAGGATCATGCGCGAGCCGGAAGCCACGGATTCGATCGAGCTCCGCGTACTGCACGAGAACGGCTCGTGGCGCAAGTTCCAGGTGAACGCCAGGAGCATGGCCGATGCTTCCGGAGCGATGCGGGTCATCATCAATTCCCGGGATATCACGGAACGCAAGAAACTGGAGGAGGACATCCAGCGGGTGCAGAAGCTCGACTCCATCGGAGTGCTTGCCGGCGGCCTTGCCCATGATTTCAACAACCTGATCACCGGAATCGCGGTCAACATCGATCTGGCCAAGATGAAGACGGCGCCCGGTGACGAACGGCTCGCTTTCCTGGAAAAGGCCGAACAGGCCTCTGCCAGGGCGCACGAACTGACCCAGCAGCTTCTCACCTTCTCCCGCGGGGGGGATCCGGTCAGGAAAATCGTACCGGTCAAGGACATGGTGCGGGAGTCCGCCGCTTTTGCCCTGACAGGATCCCCGGCGGCCTGTTCGTTCTCGATACCCGACGATATCCGCCCGGTCGAGGTCGATCCCGGGCAGGTCCGCCAGGCGATCCACAACCTCGTCGTAAATGCGGAGCAGGCCATGCCGCAGGGCGGCACGGTCAGGATCAGCTGTGAAAATATTAAGCTCCCGCAGGAGATCATGCCGCTGAAGGCCGGGGACTATGTAAAAATTTCCATTGCAGATGACGGCGTGGGTATCCCGAAGGAGAACTTTTCAAGGATCTTCGACCCCTATTTCACGACGAAACGGACAGGGAGCGGCCTGGGGCTTGCCACAGCTTATTCCATTATCAGAAAGCACGGCGGAAACATCACGGTCGAGTCCGAGCCGGGGGCAGGATCGACGTTCACGCTCTTTCTCCCTGCTTCGGCAAAAGAAGCAACAGGGGGCGACATCGGCCTGAAGTTGATCCGCGGGACGGGAAGGGTCCTGATCATGGACGACGAAGAGATCGTACGGGATGCTGCCGGCAAGATCCTTCAGGCCTCGGGGTACGAGACCGAATTCGCCACGGAAGGGAACGACGCGGTCGAGCTCTACAGGAAAGCGATCGACAGGGGACAGCGCTTTGACGTGGTTATCCTTGACCTGACCGTGCCCGGCGGGACCGGAGGCAGGGAAACCATGAAGAGGCTGCTTGAATTAGATCCCGCGGTCAGGGCGATCGTATCGAGCGGATATTCTCATGATCCCATCATGGCAAACTTCCGGGACTACGGGTTCCTGGGGGTCATCGTGAAACCCTACACAGTGCGGGAGATGAGCGAGGCCGTACACAACGTGATGGCAACGAGCGCCGAACGCATCTGA
- a CDS encoding universal stress protein: protein MTTAPACPIGKLEKLLLATDMSDYSEGAIREAITFAAKCSSRLVACMTLETNPEFETIGSNVFEKEEAEATAHLEAIKARAAKQNVLCETVLRESTDAAEAFVGEAVEKKVDMIVIGRRGRKGVAKALMGETAAKVIAHAPCKVLIVPRAAQIEYRNILVATDASAHATAAVTEAIAIAKRCGSHLIALSAMRDEGERADAGKHASAAAEAARREGVSAEAVTPTGRSFTAIVETASGRGVDLIVMGTYGKTGIKKLLMGSSTEKVIGSAGCAVLVVKA from the coding sequence ATGACGACAGCACCTGCATGCCCCATCGGAAAACTGGAAAAACTGCTCCTGGCAACAGACATGTCGGACTACAGCGAGGGAGCCATCCGGGAGGCGATCACGTTTGCCGCCAAATGCTCGAGTCGATTAGTTGCCTGCATGACGCTTGAAACGAACCCCGAATTCGAGACCATCGGCTCGAATGTCTTCGAGAAAGAAGAAGCCGAGGCGACGGCCCACCTCGAAGCGATCAAGGCGCGGGCGGCAAAGCAGAATGTCCTGTGCGAAACCGTTCTGCGCGAATCGACCGACGCCGCGGAGGCCTTCGTTGGCGAGGCAGTTGAAAAGAAGGTCGACATGATCGTTATCGGCAGGCGGGGACGCAAAGGAGTGGCCAAGGCCCTGATGGGAGAAACCGCGGCAAAAGTCATCGCCCACGCGCCCTGCAAGGTCCTCATCGTTCCCCGGGCGGCCCAGATCGAATACAGAAACATTCTGGTCGCCACTGACGCATCGGCTCACGCCACGGCGGCAGTCACTGAAGCGATTGCCATTGCAAAGCGCTGCGGAAGCCATCTTATCGCGCTCTCGGCCATGCGGGATGAGGGCGAGCGCGCAGACGCGGGGAAGCACGCAAGCGCCGCCGCCGAAGCAGCGCGCAGGGAGGGCGTATCCGCGGAGGCGGTCACCCCGACAGGAAGATCCTTCACTGCCATCGTGGAAACGGCAAGCGGCAGAGGAGTTGATCTTATCGTCATGGGGACCTACGGGAAAACCGGCATAAAGAAGCTTCTCATGGGAAGCTCGACTGAGAAAGTCATCGGGAGCGCCGGCTGCGCCGTGCTTGTCGTCAAAGCGTGA
- the tpx gene encoding thiol peroxidase, protein MTERTNIITMKGRPVTLVGPDLVVGEKAPAFTVLDGELKEVRLGDFEGKVKVISVTPSLDTPVCDLQLRRFNREAGSLPDDVVVLNISMDLPFAISRFCAAASIEAARALSDHLDASFGEAYGVLIKELRLLARSVFILDRNNVLRYREIVPEQSNHPDYDRALQALGSIVGASKAA, encoded by the coding sequence ATGACAGAAAGAACGAACATAATCACGATGAAAGGGAGGCCGGTCACCCTGGTCGGTCCGGATCTCGTGGTGGGGGAAAAGGCGCCGGCTTTCACCGTTCTCGACGGGGAGCTAAAGGAGGTTCGGCTTGGCGATTTTGAGGGCAAGGTGAAGGTCATCAGCGTAACGCCGTCGCTCGACACGCCTGTCTGCGATCTGCAGCTCCGGAGGTTCAATCGCGAGGCCGGATCGCTCCCGGACGACGTGGTCGTGCTGAACATCAGCATGGACCTGCCCTTCGCCATATCCCGGTTCTGTGCCGCTGCCTCGATAGAAGCTGCCAGGGCGCTCTCGGACCACCTCGATGCATCGTTCGGCGAGGCATACGGCGTCCTGATCAAGGAGCTCCGGCTGCTCGCGCGGTCAGTCTTCATCCTGGACAGGAACAACGTGCTGCGCTACCGGGAGATCGTCCCGGAGCAGTCGAATCATCCTGATTACGACAGGGCGCTTCAGGCGCTCGGGAGCATTGTGGGAGCGTCAAAGGCTGCTTAG
- a CDS encoding chromate transporter gives MTFREALPYWLKLGLISFGGPTGQIPIMHKEVVENKKWMPESHFLHALNFCMLLPGPEAQQLATYVGWLLHGTRGALAAGILFVLRRYSSSGGSAGSTWRSVPFRQ, from the coding sequence ATCACATTCCGCGAGGCGCTCCCTTACTGGCTCAAGCTCGGGTTGATCAGCTTCGGCGGTCCCACGGGACAGATCCCGATCATGCACAAGGAAGTGGTGGAGAACAAGAAGTGGATGCCCGAAAGCCACTTTTTGCACGCCCTGAACTTTTGCATGCTCCTGCCCGGGCCGGAGGCACAGCAGCTCGCGACGTACGTCGGGTGGCTCCTGCACGGGACCCGGGGAGCGCTCGCGGCCGGCATTCTCTTCGTCCTTCGTCGATATTCATCCTCTGGTGGCTCAGCTGGGTCTACGTGGCGCTCGGTACCGTTCCGGCAATAG
- a CDS encoding chromate resistance protein ChrB domain-containing protein — MPKTRVQEWLLIFYSVPSHPVSNRMKIWRKLAKTGAVQLKGAVYILPATEEHEEFLQWLIGEVKTMGGDGAFVRTAEIGTMTDVDIRRLFTMQADQEYNRLEKNLDVLERKIQGVRKGTKSEEGKRLAAEAAKFSKEFEEAGKRDYFSSPTGQTMRKRIQALDAALRETGKRASAEAATVTARRLQDYQGKNWATRKNPFVDRMASAWLIKRFIDPKASFVFIDERNVASLDNTTLAFDMRGAAFTHVGDFCTFEVLVKSFGIKDKAVKKIAEIVHDLDVKDDKYGKPEAPGVEEILAGIRKTAKNDTDGLERGMAAFEMLYQSKS, encoded by the coding sequence ATGCCGAAAACAAGGGTCCAGGAATGGCTGCTCATCTTTTACAGCGTGCCGTCCCATCCTGTGAGCAACCGGATGAAGATCTGGCGGAAGCTCGCGAAAACAGGGGCCGTGCAGCTCAAAGGCGCCGTCTACATCCTTCCCGCCACGGAAGAGCATGAAGAGTTCCTGCAATGGCTCATCGGCGAGGTGAAGACCATGGGCGGAGACGGCGCGTTCGTCAGAACCGCCGAGATCGGGACCATGACCGATGTCGATATTCGGCGGCTCTTCACCATGCAAGCGGACCAGGAGTACAACCGGCTTGAAAAGAATCTCGATGTTCTCGAACGGAAGATCCAGGGCGTTCGGAAGGGCACGAAAAGCGAGGAAGGCAAGCGTCTCGCTGCTGAGGCCGCGAAGTTCAGCAAGGAATTCGAAGAAGCAGGCAAGCGCGACTATTTCTCTTCCCCAACGGGTCAGACAATGAGAAAGCGCATCCAGGCGCTGGACGCAGCGTTGCGGGAAACTGGAAAAAGGGCTTCGGCAGAAGCGGCTACGGTCACGGCACGGCGGCTGCAGGACTATCAAGGGAAAAACTGGGCTACCCGTAAGAACCCCTTTGTGGATCGTATGGCGTCGGCGTGGCTCATCAAACGATTTATTGATCCGAAAGCCTCTTTCGTGTTCATTGACGAGCGGAACGTTGCTTCGCTCGACAATACTACTTTGGCTTTCGATATGCGCGGCGCAGCTTTTACCCATGTCGGCGATTTCTGCACTTTTGAGGTGCTGGTGAAATCCTTCGGGATCAAAGACAAGGCGGTCAAAAAGATAGCCGAGATCGTACATGACCTCGACGTAAAAGACGATAAGTACGGTAAGCCTGAGGCGCCAGGTGTTGAGGAAATACTCGCTGGCATCCGCAAGACGGCAAAGAACGACACCGACGGACTTGAGCGCGGTATGGCAGCGTTCGAGATGCTGTATCAATCGAAATCCTGA
- a CDS encoding chromate resistance protein ChrB domain-containing protein, which translates to MKWITREKVKVDRVACPWLIRKFVDKDAEFIFAPAEKVQAEAACLGAIPFDVPNVELGHHGKECSFDAIVRKYGLTTDPALVLLARIVNGADTDNSLYCQPEGPGLNAVAEGFRHLGLKDDHAINAAEWIVYDALYAYCREMVKQGKSHGIYTV; encoded by the coding sequence ATGAAATGGATTACGAGAGAGAAGGTCAAGGTCGACCGCGTCGCCTGTCCCTGGCTGATCAGAAAGTTCGTGGACAAGGACGCTGAATTCATATTTGCACCAGCCGAGAAAGTTCAGGCCGAGGCCGCGTGTCTGGGAGCGATCCCCTTTGACGTGCCGAACGTTGAACTCGGCCACCACGGCAAAGAGTGCTCGTTCGATGCGATCGTAAGGAAATACGGTTTGACAACGGACCCGGCCCTCGTGCTGCTCGCCAGGATCGTGAACGGCGCGGATACTGACAACAGCCTGTATTGCCAGCCCGAGGGCCCGGGGTTGAACGCGGTCGCCGAAGGTTTCCGTCACCTGGGGCTCAAGGATGACCACGCGATCAATGCCGCGGAATGGATCGTGTACGATGCGCTGTACGCCTACTGTCGGGAGATGGTCAAGCAGGGAAAGTCCCATGGCATATACACGGTCTGA
- a CDS encoding M3 family oligoendopeptidase: MPRTAMVKAGTSRSPLKVGQTSWNLKTLFRGDNDPRRDEQRKVLEQKAYAFINAWKDRDDYLTAPDVLRQALDEYEVWKRSWGTDGNEGYYFWLRTQQDQNDPKLKAAFNKIEEFSKKIENDSQFFHLRVARIRPEDQQRFLEYGPLKKYRHFLERVFAEARYHLSEPEEKILNLKSATSYANWTKMTAGFLAKEERVVALDDGSRASRPFSEIVGLMNSGNRKVRDTAAAAFNSILSRHADVAEAELNSVLQNKKIDDELRGTPRPDTLRHLADDIESDVVDALVGSVAGRFSIPARYYELKAQLLNVKKLRYHERNVEFGAVAKHYPYGRSVNLVHQVMGKLDPQFAAIFSGFVRNGQIDAYPKKGKDSGAFCIHHLMVQPTYILLNHTGKMHDVLTIAHELGHGINNELIREKQHALDFGTPTSTAEVASTFMEDFVLEELLHKADDEQRLAIMMQKLNDDVSSIFRQVACYRFEQELHQEFRKTGYLPRERIGGLFTKHMAVYMGSAVEQSEGSGNWWVYWSHIRYFFYVYSYASGLLISKSLQSGVKQDPAFINKVKEFLAAGLSDSPRNIFARLGIDISDRTFWNRGLDEVERLLNETTELAERLGKIRGRKGVRGRP; the protein is encoded by the coding sequence ATGCCGCGAACCGCAATGGTCAAAGCCGGGACCTCACGAAGCCCTCTCAAGGTCGGACAGACCTCGTGGAACCTGAAGACGCTCTTCAGGGGCGACAACGATCCGCGCAGGGATGAGCAGCGTAAGGTCCTGGAACAGAAGGCGTACGCGTTCATCAACGCCTGGAAGGACCGCGACGATTACCTGACGGCCCCCGATGTGCTTCGGCAGGCGCTGGACGAGTACGAGGTGTGGAAACGGAGCTGGGGCACCGACGGCAACGAGGGCTACTATTTCTGGCTCAGGACGCAGCAGGACCAGAACGACCCGAAGCTCAAGGCGGCATTCAACAAGATCGAGGAATTCAGCAAGAAGATCGAGAACGACAGCCAGTTCTTCCACCTGAGGGTCGCGCGGATCAGGCCGGAGGACCAGCAGCGCTTCCTCGAATATGGACCACTCAAGAAGTACCGTCACTTCCTGGAGCGCGTCTTCGCCGAGGCCCGCTATCATCTGAGCGAGCCCGAAGAGAAGATCCTGAACCTCAAGTCCGCCACCTCCTACGCGAACTGGACGAAGATGACCGCGGGCTTCCTTGCAAAGGAAGAGCGCGTCGTCGCGCTGGACGACGGCAGCCGGGCGTCAAGGCCGTTCTCCGAGATCGTCGGGCTGATGAACAGCGGGAACCGGAAGGTGCGGGACACGGCGGCCGCGGCGTTCAACAGCATCTTGAGCAGGCATGCGGACGTGGCCGAGGCGGAGCTCAACTCAGTGCTCCAGAACAAGAAGATCGACGACGAGCTCCGCGGCACGCCCCGGCCCGACACGCTCCGGCACCTTGCCGACGACATCGAAAGCGATGTCGTGGACGCGCTGGTAGGCTCCGTAGCCGGCCGCTTCTCCATCCCCGCCCGCTATTACGAGCTCAAGGCTCAGCTCCTGAACGTGAAGAAGCTCAGATACCACGAGCGGAACGTCGAGTTCGGCGCGGTCGCGAAGCACTACCCCTACGGGAGATCCGTGAACCTCGTGCACCAGGTGATGGGCAAGCTCGATCCGCAGTTCGCGGCCATTTTCTCCGGGTTCGTCAGGAACGGCCAGATCGATGCCTACCCGAAGAAAGGAAAGGACAGCGGCGCCTTCTGCATCCACCACCTGATGGTCCAGCCGACGTACATCCTGCTGAACCACACCGGCAAGATGCATGACGTGCTCACCATCGCCCATGAGCTGGGCCACGGCATCAACAATGAGCTGATCCGGGAAAAGCAGCACGCCCTCGATTTCGGCACGCCCACGTCGACCGCCGAGGTCGCAAGCACGTTCATGGAGGACTTCGTGCTCGAGGAGCTCCTGCACAAGGCGGATGACGAGCAGAGGCTGGCGATCATGATGCAGAAATTGAACGACGACGTGTCGTCGATCTTCCGGCAGGTCGCGTGCTACCGCTTCGAGCAGGAGCTGCACCAGGAATTCAGGAAGACGGGATATCTTCCCCGGGAGCGGATCGGCGGGCTGTTCACGAAGCACATGGCGGTCTACATGGGCAGTGCCGTGGAGCAGTCGGAGGGGTCCGGGAACTGGTGGGTCTACTGGAGCCACATCCGCTATTTCTTCTACGTCTATTCCTACGCCAGCGGCCTGCTCATCTCCAAGTCGCTCCAGAGCGGGGTGAAACAGGACCCGGCCTTCATCAACAAGGTGAAGGAATTCCTCGCCGCCGGGCTCTCCGATTCGCCCAGGAACATCTTCGCGAGGCTCGGGATCGACATCTCGGACCGCACGTTCTGGAACAGGGGTCTGGACGAAGTGGAGCGGCTGTTGAACGAGACGACAGAGCTTGCGGAGCGGCTGGGGAAGATCAGGGGGAGAAAAGGGGTGAGGGGACGGCCTTAA
- a CDS encoding class I SAM-dependent methyltransferase encodes MAGVDAFDRNVDRYEQWFLDHPLAYVSELHAVRELLPGGTGVEIGVGTGRFAAPLGITRGIEPSAAMASLAREKRIDVVPGVAEKLPYQDREFDFALMVTTVCFLDDPDLAFQEVHRVLKPGGSFVVGFVDSASQLGREYAKHKEQSAFYKDATFYSAEEIEGHLTQAGFGPFEFRQTLFKALDQMESVDPVKRGQGEGSFVVVRGVRK; translated from the coding sequence ATGGCGGGCGTCGATGCTTTTGACAGGAATGTTGACCGGTACGAGCAGTGGTTCCTGGACCATCCGCTCGCGTACGTGTCGGAGCTGCACGCTGTTCGGGAACTGCTGCCCGGCGGCACCGGGGTGGAGATCGGCGTCGGTACCGGCAGGTTCGCCGCGCCCCTCGGCATCACGAGGGGCATCGAACCGTCGGCTGCCATGGCATCGCTCGCGCGGGAGAAGAGGATCGACGTTGTCCCCGGCGTGGCCGAGAAGCTGCCCTATCAGGACCGGGAATTCGATTTTGCGCTTATGGTCACCACCGTCTGCTTTCTCGATGATCCGGACCTTGCGTTCCAGGAGGTGCATCGCGTGCTCAAACCCGGAGGTTCGTTCGTCGTCGGGTTCGTGGATAGCGCGAGCCAGCTCGGCAGGGAATACGCGAAGCACAAGGAGCAGAGCGCGTTTTACAAGGACGCGACGTTCTATTCCGCCGAGGAGATCGAGGGCCATTTGACGCAGGCCGGTTTCGGCCCGTTTGAGTTTCGCCAGACACTCTTCAAGGCCCTTGATCAGATGGAGTCCGTAGACCCGGTGAAGAGGGGACAGGGAGAGGGATCTTTCGTGGTGGTGAGAGGCGTCAGGAAGTAA
- a CDS encoding cold-shock protein — protein MANGIVKWFNDSKGFGFITKEEGGDVFVHFSDIQDSGFKTLAEGQNVTFDVVDSPKGPKAANVVKL, from the coding sequence ATGGCAAATGGGATCGTGAAATGGTTCAATGACTCCAAGGGTTTTGGATTCATTACCAAAGAAGAAGGCGGAGATGTTTTCGTCCACTTCTCGGACATTCAGGACAGCGGCTTCAAGACGCTGGCTGAAGGTCAGAACGTGACATTTGACGTTGTCGACAGCCCGAAGGGCCCGAAGGCAGCGAATGTCGTAAAGCTTTAA
- a CDS encoding long-chain fatty acid--CoA ligase, whose protein sequence is MIKEMLPLDQLLRKRASLTPRTTFVKFSGKKFSYRAMDRLADSFASFMHEKGIKPGDRVAILCHNCAFYIAAYFGIIRSGAVVLPLNNLLTHEELDYILQDAGAVLCLYDLDCRGTVEKLSRNGGRSFVMLSDIAASPAAVAGDLPDPAHTVDDISTILYTSGTTGRPKGALLTHRNIITNASAATEVIHVTHQDRFIVFLPLFHSFTYTVCVILPLLAGAMISVLPGVRPFSRVVKSLILDRITLFVAIPTVYKILAEKDMPWFVKVLLNLRLCVSGAAPLPVRVIREFEAAFKVPLLEGYGLTEASPVVSINPPERGRNKPGTVGLPLPGIAVKVVDDAGKELPLHTPGELAVKGPNVMRGYLNRPGDTVQTIKDGWLYTGDIASLDEDGYIRIIDRKKDMIIVDGLNVYPYEVEEVMYRNPAVRDCAMIGVPHEHEEGKELPIMYVVQKDGQATTPKAFREYLSHHVAHYKIPRRFIMVQELPRTATGKILKRDIRKLYLETETQAKRSGT, encoded by the coding sequence ATGATTAAGGAAATGCTGCCCCTCGATCAGCTGCTTCGGAAGCGCGCCTCGCTCACTCCCCGGACAACCTTTGTAAAATTCAGCGGAAAGAAGTTCTCCTACCGGGCGATGGACCGGCTTGCCGACTCCTTTGCTTCGTTCATGCACGAGAAAGGGATCAAACCCGGCGACCGGGTGGCCATTCTCTGCCACAACTGCGCCTTCTATATTGCCGCGTACTTTGGAATTATTCGTTCCGGCGCCGTCGTCCTGCCGCTGAACAACCTGCTGACCCATGAAGAGCTCGACTATATCCTGCAGGACGCCGGAGCGGTTCTTTGCCTCTACGACCTGGACTGCCGCGGGACCGTGGAGAAGCTGAGCCGGAATGGCGGGCGCTCCTTTGTCATGCTGAGCGACATCGCGGCATCGCCTGCGGCTGTCGCCGGGGATCTCCCGGACCCGGCCCACACCGTCGACGATATTTCCACGATCCTCTACACCTCGGGAACGACCGGCAGGCCCAAGGGCGCGCTCCTGACGCACAGGAACATCATCACGAACGCGAGCGCGGCTACCGAGGTCATTCATGTGACGCACCAGGACCGGTTCATAGTGTTCCTGCCGCTGTTCCATTCCTTCACGTACACGGTCTGCGTGATCCTGCCGCTCCTTGCGGGCGCCATGATCTCGGTCCTGCCGGGGGTGCGGCCGTTCTCGCGCGTCGTGAAGAGCCTGATCCTCGACCGGATCACCCTCTTTGTTGCCATCCCCACGGTCTACAAGATCCTTGCGGAGAAGGACATGCCCTGGTTCGTCAAGGTCCTGCTGAACCTCAGGCTTTGCGTGTCCGGCGCCGCGCCGCTCCCGGTCCGGGTCATCCGGGAATTCGAGGCCGCTTTCAAGGTGCCGCTTTTGGAAGGTTACGGCCTGACCGAAGCATCTCCGGTCGTCTCGATCAACCCGCCAGAACGGGGCAGGAACAAGCCCGGCACGGTGGGGCTTCCCTTGCCGGGCATCGCGGTGAAGGTCGTGGATGACGCGGGAAAAGAGCTGCCCCTCCATACGCCGGGTGAGCTTGCAGTTAAAGGGCCGAACGTGATGCGGGGTTATCTGAACCGTCCCGGGGACACGGTCCAGACGATCAAGGACGGCTGGCTCTACACCGGAGACATCGCGTCGCTCGATGAGGACGGCTACATCAGGATCATCGACCGGAAAAAGGACATGATCATCGTCGACGGCCTGAACGTCTACCCCTACGAGGTGGAAGAGGTGATGTACCGAAACCCGGCGGTCCGGGACTGCGCCATGATCGGCGTGCCCCACGAGCATGAGGAGGGCAAGGAACTGCCGATCATGTATGTCGTGCAGAAGGACGGGCAGGCGACGACCCCAAAGGCGTTCCGGGAATATCTCTCCCATCATGTGGCCCACTACAAGATCCCGCGGAGGTTCATCATGGTCCAGGAGCTCCCGCGGACCGCCACCGGCAAGATCCTGAAGCGGGACATTCGCAAGCTGTACCTCGAGACCGAAACACAGGCCAAACGCAGCGGGACGTAA
- a CDS encoding chromate transporter codes for MKNPSLVGPAASSFIAIYFLNVPFPVIVLSAGLIGYLLNSRQTSAGTGAQSAPDLKPQIIANGWTRALKIAAIGLALWFLPLIALGLRRGWDDILVDIGVLFSKAAVVTLGGAYAVLGYIGQQAVGYYGWLLPEQMMDGLGPAETTPGPLIMVNQFVAYVAAYAHTPGLAPALAGAVGGLLATWVTFTPSMLWIFIGAPYIESLRRNVKLASALSAITAAVVGVVLSLGVNFTRHALLPDTGGFDRFALAASVIAFIGMQYRKWPMIPVIIGSATAGLVWKTAL; via the coding sequence TTGAAGAACCCGAGTCTCGTCGGACCTGCCGCATCGTCGTTCATTGCAATATATTTTCTGAACGTGCCGTTTCCGGTGATCGTTCTTTCCGCCGGCCTGATCGGCTATCTGCTGAATTCGCGTCAGACCAGCGCCGGAACTGGCGCGCAATCCGCTCCGGACCTGAAGCCGCAGATCATTGCAAACGGCTGGACCCGGGCACTGAAGATCGCCGCTATCGGTCTGGCTCTCTGGTTCCTGCCGCTGATCGCGCTCGGTCTCCGGCGCGGATGGGATGACATCCTGGTTGATATCGGCGTCCTGTTCAGCAAGGCCGCGGTCGTGACCCTCGGCGGGGCCTATGCCGTGCTCGGTTATATCGGTCAGCAGGCGGTGGGCTATTACGGATGGCTTCTCCCCGAGCAGATGATGGACGGCCTCGGCCCCGCCGAGACAACGCCCGGTCCACTCATCATGGTGAATCAGTTTGTGGCCTATGTAGCCGCCTATGCCCACACGCCTGGTCTCGCTCCCGCTCTTGCAGGCGCGGTCGGAGGGCTGCTCGCGACCTGGGTCACCTTCACGCCGTCCATGCTCTGGATCTTCATCGGCGCGCCGTACATCGAATCTCTGCGGAGGAATGTCAAGCTCGCTTCGGCATTGTCAGCGATCACGGCAGCGGTCGTCGGAGTCGTGCTGAGCCTCGGCGTCAACTTCACCCGGCATGCCCTGCTTCCGGACACAGGCGGCTTCGACCGGTTCGCGCTTGCGGCATCGGTGATAGCCTTTATCGGCATGCAATACCGGAAATGGCCCATGATCCCGGTCATCATCGGCTCTGCAACGGCCGGGCTCGTCTGGAAAACGGCTTTGTAA